The following are from one region of the Carcharodon carcharias isolate sCarCar2 chromosome 27, sCarCar2.pri, whole genome shotgun sequence genome:
- the LOC121270630 gene encoding protein mono-ADP-ribosyltransferase PARP14, with protein MSQGQFPVLVGSSVAGDAELVKLLKRYFSVRRKSGGDDCQVSQLSSSTFKVCFHDRQAQERVLRQEEHVIPRGSLTYKLTVRGFEGAEGSSGELIQTQEARDNDGKLPGPECRAAANGI; from the exons ATGAGCCAGGGACAGTTCCCCGTTTTGGTGGGGAGCTCTGTGGCAGGCGATGCTGAGCTGGTCAAGCTCCTGAAGAGATATTTCAGCGTTCGCAGGAAGTCTGGAGGAGACGATTGCCAAGTGAGCCAACTGAGCAGCAGCACCTTCAAAGTCTGCTTCCATGACAGGCAAG CACAAGAGAGAGTCCTACGACAGGAGGAACATGTCATCCCACGAGGCTCGCTCACGTACAAACTGACTGTCCGAGGTTTCGAAGGTGCCGAGGGCTCGTCAGGGGAGCTGATTCAAACTCAG GAGGCAAGAGATAACGATGGGAAGCTGCCAG GCCCTGAATGCAGagcagcggcaaatggaatttaa